The Nitrospinaceae bacterium genome includes a window with the following:
- a CDS encoding ABC transporter ATP-binding protein has protein sequence MPTKIEIKNLRKVYDTPERKVHALEDVNINIEDGEFLCLVGLSGCGKTTLLNILAGFVEITAGTVNMDGVPITDEYDKGVVFQEYALFPWLTAVQNVEYGMKIRDVPADERHKTAMDFLKLVRLEEFADLFPHSLSGGMRQRVAVARALAFDPQVLLMDEPFGALDAQTREELQELTVDVWQKTKKTVVYVTHNLAEAVFMGTRVVVFIPQPGRIREILTIDMPRPRDALSAEFIQTQRNINELIRDW, from the coding sequence ATGCCTACTAAGATCGAAATCAAGAATCTGAGGAAAGTCTATGACACCCCAGAGCGTAAGGTACACGCCCTGGAGGATGTCAACATCAACATTGAGGATGGGGAGTTTTTATGCCTCGTTGGGCTATCGGGTTGTGGTAAAACCACCCTGCTCAACATCCTTGCCGGATTCGTCGAAATCACGGCGGGCACCGTCAACATGGACGGCGTCCCCATCACGGATGAATATGACAAAGGGGTCGTATTCCAGGAATATGCGCTCTTCCCCTGGCTCACGGCGGTGCAAAACGTCGAATACGGAATGAAAATCAGAGATGTGCCCGCCGATGAGCGCCACAAGACTGCGATGGATTTTCTCAAACTCGTTCGGCTTGAAGAATTCGCCGACCTGTTTCCGCACAGCCTTTCGGGCGGAATGCGCCAGCGCGTAGCCGTCGCCCGGGCGCTTGCCTTCGACCCGCAGGTGCTCTTGATGGATGAGCCCTTCGGTGCGCTCGACGCCCAAACGCGCGAGGAGCTTCAGGAGCTAACTGTCGATGTCTGGCAGAAAACGAAGAAAACCGTTGTTTATGTAACCCACAACCTGGCGGAGGCGGTTTTCATGGGCACGAGAGTTGTAGTGTTCATTCCCCAGCCGGGAAGAATTCGGGAGATTCTCACGATTGATATGCCGCGCCCGCGGGACGCGCTGTCAGCCGAGTTCATTCAGACACAACGAAACATCAACGAGCTAATTCGCGACTGGTAA
- a CDS encoding cyclase family protein yields the protein MYQIVDLSQEIYTDAPRFPGHPATKIEYIARHEDMENAPIKPKDITYAAMMLHMCDHGPTHTDSVSHIDERQTAPNIDQSPLTNFFTRGIALDFTGKVEPKEEISLALMQDELTSLGLTPPKDGTVLFTGGHYKRTFPGDAYISEYPGLGREAADFLYRECGVVNIGQDAPSIDAAINANELTFPCHVICRELQRHNTENLANIEEVAGKEFLYVGLPLKIRSGTGSPVRATAILNL from the coding sequence ATGTACCAGATCGTGGATCTCAGCCAGGAAATCTATACCGATGCCCCGAGGTTTCCCGGGCATCCGGCTACGAAAATCGAGTACATCGCGCGCCACGAAGACATGGAGAACGCTCCCATCAAGCCCAAGGACATCACCTATGCGGCGATGATGCTCCACATGTGCGACCACGGGCCGACCCATACCGACTCGGTGAGCCATATCGACGAGCGCCAGACGGCGCCCAATATTGACCAATCTCCCCTGACGAATTTCTTCACGCGTGGGATTGCGCTTGATTTTACGGGAAAGGTCGAGCCCAAAGAGGAGATATCGCTCGCTCTTATGCAGGATGAACTCACGAGCCTCGGGCTGACACCCCCCAAGGATGGAACCGTCCTCTTTACCGGGGGCCACTACAAGCGAACGTTTCCGGGTGACGCATATATCTCCGAATATCCGGGCCTGGGTCGAGAGGCGGCTGATTTTCTCTATCGCGAATGCGGGGTGGTCAATATTGGCCAGGATGCGCCTAGCATCGATGCGGCCATTAACGCTAATGAGCTGACGTTTCCCTGCCATGTCATCTGCCGGGAACTCCAGCGCCACAACACCGAAAACCTTGCCAACATTGAGGAAGTGGCTGGCAAGGAGTTTCTCTACGTTGGGCTGCCCCTCAAAATCAGGAGCGGAACCGGATCGCCAGTGCGTGCCACGGCGATTCTGAACCTCTAA
- a CDS encoding cupin domain-containing protein — protein MADLPIPKVVNSLDVDEDKAYEPPYQIRWGVNNETTGTDTITMGRTIIPPRGRNGLHYHKNCDTTIYVVKGPINIYYKEGEEIVRKEIPQGHFVYFPQTCIHGQENPSQTEVAELIFTYGAMPNKEAAGTTFVDDSRDPLKD, from the coding sequence ATGGCTGATTTGCCCATACCCAAGGTTGTTAATTCTCTAGATGTGGACGAGGACAAGGCCTACGAGCCGCCCTATCAGATTCGCTGGGGCGTCAACAACGAGACAACCGGCACCGACACCATCACGATGGGAAGGACGATAATCCCTCCCCGCGGTCGAAACGGTCTCCATTATCACAAGAATTGCGACACCACAATTTATGTCGTGAAAGGCCCCATTAATATTTATTACAAAGAAGGCGAGGAAATTGTTCGCAAAGAAATACCGCAAGGGCATTTTGTCTATTTCCCCCAGACTTGTATTCACGGGCAAGAGAACCCAAGCCAAACAGAGGTGGCCGAACTGATCTTCACCTACGGCGCCATGCCTAACAAAGAGGCCGCCGGAACAACGTTTGTGGACGATTCCCGTGATCCGCTCAAGGATTAG
- a CDS encoding adenylate/guanylate cyclase domain-containing protein, whose translation MNWLKIPKINLTSQTVGVLITLAILAIFYFKPPLIASVIERVELVASDIRFLVRGPEKPGKDVVIAAIDEKSIDQLGRWPWPYTVQAELVNRLKSYGARVITYVVVFSSSDTSGGINNLKQIKTKLEAEGVTQESGSLAFLNRAIKDADHDAIFARALKRSRRTILGYFFQFDASNIAHLNENQMRQYLANIRNSKYSAIKKSPGMRLKNIDLPRALAVESNIDLLAKSARGGAFFSMSPDVDGAIRRYPLIVQYRDLVEIPGEQDYLFAPIAIRTLERYLRGTTIFWIDPVGVEKVAISGRKKIIIPTNAKGEMYINYLGPSGTFPEYSIVDIVNGRKDLAPPSAFKRKMVLIGPTAIALADLRVTPFDKAIPGVNIHATVIDNMLNNKFLEQPWWSDIIFDFWQTEFDVPLIGAITIPLPFVGYTMGSILLLGLLSTLILHRVGALGGGLWAIIGLTSSLTLNQNLFINYGWWLNVSYPILTIITVYAGMTVFHYVIEQRDKRFIQSAFGTYLSPKVVAELVENPDALKLGGERKEITAFFSDVAGFTTVSESLSPEELVGLLNEYLSEMTAIILDYDGTVDKYEGDAIIAFFGAPHPMPDHATRCSLVALDMQKKLIELRAGWKERNMKELHVRIGLNTGPAVVGNMGSNIRMDYTMMGDTVNTAARFEGANKEYNSSIMIGQTTYESAKDSIEARELDLINVVGKTEPVPIYELLARKGEISPERAKVMEHYHAGLELYRTRQFADAMGVFAQGLVADQNDGASKTMVKRCEYFMLDPPPKGWQGEFIMTSK comes from the coding sequence TTGAACTGGCTCAAGATTCCGAAGATAAATCTCACAAGCCAGACTGTAGGCGTGCTGATCACGCTCGCCATCTTGGCTATATTTTATTTTAAGCCCCCTTTGATAGCGAGCGTGATAGAGCGCGTCGAACTCGTCGCCTCGGATATCAGGTTCCTCGTACGTGGACCTGAAAAACCCGGCAAAGATGTCGTCATCGCCGCAATAGACGAGAAGAGCATCGATCAACTCGGACGCTGGCCCTGGCCCTATACTGTTCAGGCCGAACTGGTTAACCGGCTCAAATCCTACGGCGCAAGGGTAATCACGTACGTCGTCGTATTTTCATCCTCGGACACAAGCGGCGGCATCAACAATCTCAAACAAATCAAAACAAAGCTTGAGGCCGAAGGGGTCACCCAGGAGTCGGGAAGTCTTGCCTTTCTTAATCGCGCCATCAAGGACGCCGACCATGACGCGATATTTGCCCGGGCGCTGAAGCGCTCGCGCCGCACGATTCTCGGCTACTTCTTTCAGTTCGACGCCTCAAACATCGCGCATCTCAACGAAAACCAAATGCGCCAGTACCTCGCCAACATTCGCAACTCGAAATACAGCGCAATCAAGAAATCTCCGGGAATGCGTCTCAAGAACATCGATCTACCTCGCGCCCTAGCCGTCGAATCGAACATCGACTTGCTCGCCAAGTCTGCCAGGGGCGGCGCTTTTTTCAGCATGAGCCCGGATGTGGACGGCGCTATTCGCAGGTATCCTCTGATTGTGCAATACCGGGATCTTGTCGAAATACCGGGTGAGCAGGATTATCTTTTCGCTCCAATCGCCATCCGAACACTTGAGCGATACCTTCGCGGAACAACGATATTCTGGATAGACCCGGTTGGTGTTGAGAAGGTGGCCATATCGGGACGAAAAAAAATCATCATCCCGACCAACGCCAAAGGCGAGATGTATATCAACTACCTCGGACCCTCGGGCACGTTTCCCGAATACTCCATCGTGGATATTGTAAACGGTCGTAAAGATCTCGCCCCTCCCTCGGCCTTCAAGCGAAAGATGGTTCTCATCGGCCCCACCGCAATCGCGCTGGCCGACCTTCGCGTAACGCCGTTCGACAAGGCGATACCAGGAGTAAACATCCATGCCACCGTTATTGACAACATGCTCAACAACAAATTCCTTGAGCAACCCTGGTGGTCGGACATTATTTTTGACTTTTGGCAGACCGAGTTTGATGTCCCCTTGATAGGAGCCATCACGATTCCCTTGCCTTTTGTGGGCTACACGATGGGAAGCATTCTTTTACTTGGTCTTCTTTCGACGCTCATCCTTCATCGTGTCGGTGCCCTCGGCGGCGGACTATGGGCCATCATCGGACTCACCTCTTCGCTCACCCTGAACCAGAATCTCTTCATCAACTACGGATGGTGGCTCAACGTTTCCTATCCCATCCTGACGATAATAACCGTCTATGCTGGAATGACCGTGTTCCACTACGTTATCGAGCAACGCGACAAGCGCTTCATACAATCCGCATTCGGCACCTATCTTTCCCCTAAGGTCGTGGCAGAACTCGTCGAGAACCCCGACGCCCTCAAGCTGGGCGGCGAGCGCAAGGAGATTACCGCGTTTTTCTCGGATGTCGCGGGATTCACCACTGTTTCAGAATCCTTAAGCCCCGAGGAATTGGTTGGGCTACTTAACGAGTATCTCTCTGAGATGACCGCGATTATCCTTGACTACGACGGCACGGTGGACAAATACGAGGGTGATGCCATCATCGCCTTCTTTGGCGCCCCCCATCCGATGCCGGACCACGCCACGCGCTGCAGCCTGGTCGCCCTCGACATGCAGAAAAAACTCATCGAGCTTCGGGCGGGCTGGAAAGAGAGAAACATGAAAGAGCTTCACGTCCGAATTGGCCTGAACACCGGCCCCGCCGTCGTCGGCAATATGGGCTCGAACATCCGCATGGACTACACCATGATGGGCGACACCGTGAACACAGCGGCTCGCTTCGAGGGAGCAAATAAGGAGTACAACAGTTCGATCATGATTGGGCAGACCACCTACGAGAGCGCCAAGGATTCCATCGAGGCAAGGGAGCTAGACCTTATCAACGTGGTGGGAAAAACCGAGCCGGTGCCAATCTACGAGCTTCTCGCTAGAAAAGGCGAGATTTCACCGGAGAGGGCTAAAGTAATGGAGCATTACCACGCTGGCCTTGAACTATACCGGACGCGCCAGTTCGCGGACGCCATGGGTGTTTTCGCCCAAGGCCTTGTCGCCGATCAAAATGACGGGGCCTCTAAAACCATGGTTAAACGATGTGAATACTTTATGCTTGACCCGCCGCCTAAAGGCTGGCAAGGCGAGTTCATAATGACCTCGAAATAG
- a CDS encoding beta-propeller fold lactonase family protein — MKSKFLAVIILIYTLIFYSGASWAGGDLILVTNTREGTLSIISRDTHEVIKTLPAGQRPNRIGLAPDGRTVFIINDGSKYVRIFDARELRFKKRVRAGRDPYNMAFSPDGKYAYFVNTYADNVSIFDLSAGKIIGLIKHGGNNPVNIKVSPDGKLGYVANELSEDVTIVDLATRKPLKSIEAGHYIEGLDISRDGKKVFIMNGEGRSYSELDTETNEIVRTIMLRDEAHDTKLTPGGKFLYVTLPHKNAVSVFSIPDHQEVAFVKQGIRPDLVAFTPDGELAYISNRDSREVLVMNARLHKVIKRIKVGNGPHGILVVPGPPATAPVSTAPVSTAPVSTAPAKK, encoded by the coding sequence ATGAAATCAAAATTTCTAGCTGTCATCATACTGATCTACACGCTGATTTTTTATTCCGGAGCCTCCTGGGCTGGCGGCGATCTGATTCTCGTCACCAATACGAGAGAAGGAACGCTTTCAATCATCTCCCGCGACACCCACGAAGTGATAAAAACCCTCCCCGCAGGACAAAGACCCAACCGCATTGGCCTCGCGCCGGACGGGCGCACCGTGTTCATCATCAACGACGGGAGCAAATACGTACGTATTTTTGACGCCCGGGAGCTACGTTTCAAAAAACGTGTCCGTGCCGGCCGCGACCCCTACAACATGGCATTTTCCCCTGACGGAAAATACGCCTACTTCGTGAACACTTATGCGGATAACGTATCGATATTTGATTTGTCGGCGGGAAAAATCATCGGTCTGATCAAGCATGGCGGGAACAATCCCGTGAACATCAAGGTATCGCCTGACGGAAAGCTCGGCTATGTCGCCAATGAATTGAGCGAGGATGTAACCATCGTCGATCTTGCCACACGAAAACCCCTAAAATCCATTGAAGCGGGCCACTACATCGAAGGGCTCGACATTAGCCGAGATGGAAAAAAAGTTTTCATTATGAATGGCGAGGGGCGCTCATACAGCGAATTGGACACGGAAACAAACGAAATTGTCAGAACAATCATGCTAAGAGACGAGGCACATGACACCAAGCTTACACCGGGAGGGAAATTTCTCTACGTAACCCTTCCACACAAAAACGCGGTCTCGGTTTTCTCCATACCGGACCATCAAGAAGTGGCGTTCGTTAAGCAGGGAATCAGGCCGGATCTAGTCGCATTTACCCCGGACGGCGAGCTCGCCTATATTTCGAATCGCGATTCGCGCGAGGTTCTCGTCATGAACGCGCGTCTTCACAAGGTGATCAAACGAATCAAGGTGGGCAACGGGCCGCACGGCATTCTCGTCGTACCCGGGCCACCAGCCACCGCCCCGGTGAGCACCGCACCGGTGAGCACCGCACCGGTGAGCACCGCCCCGGCAAAGAAATAA
- a CDS encoding ABC transporter substrate-binding protein — protein sequence MKKIFGFLLAAVLLVGFSGVTVADAAKLRIGAHRSLWGSFEIIADKMGYWKAEGLDYEVGHYKQGKLMRNAIIQGNLDTGTTGFSPFTTAISKGAKVQAIGVTANICAATAIVVPVKSKAKTLADVKGMVFANKKGTSTDFAFQSYVIPAYGLKSSDFPLLSVRATERIAALISGNAGAAIVGEPQTTIAVQKGLVRRLEDLCKYDKTRMMHIGNPATIKKNPDLYVKYFRGWLKSHKLLKNDPLKYAQVYTRALQEVGDKAKLSYMKDVVKKLKTDVFIDMETKKYLNDMAGKQKKLGWIKRAADFTTSKFVDDSILRKVAKEMNFMN from the coding sequence ATGAAAAAAATATTTGGTTTCTTGCTGGCTGCGGTATTGCTGGTAGGCTTCTCGGGCGTGACTGTGGCTGATGCCGCCAAGCTTCGTATCGGCGCTCACCGCTCCCTCTGGGGCTCGTTCGAGATCATCGCCGACAAGATGGGCTACTGGAAGGCAGAGGGCCTCGACTACGAAGTGGGCCACTACAAGCAGGGCAAACTGATGCGCAACGCCATTATTCAGGGCAACCTGGACACCGGCACGACTGGTTTTTCCCCCTTCACGACGGCTATCTCCAAAGGCGCCAAGGTTCAGGCCATTGGCGTGACGGCTAACATTTGCGCGGCAACTGCTATCGTGGTGCCAGTTAAATCGAAGGCGAAAACCCTGGCAGATGTAAAAGGCATGGTCTTCGCCAACAAAAAGGGCACGAGCACGGACTTTGCGTTCCAGTCCTATGTTATTCCGGCCTACGGCCTCAAGAGCTCTGATTTCCCGCTCCTGAGCGTCCGGGCGACCGAGCGTATTGCCGCCCTCATTTCCGGCAACGCTGGCGCCGCCATTGTTGGTGAGCCCCAGACCACAATCGCCGTACAGAAGGGTCTTGTTCGCAGGCTCGAGGATCTCTGCAAGTACGACAAAACCCGCATGATGCATATCGGCAACCCAGCGACCATCAAAAAGAACCCCGATCTCTACGTCAAGTATTTCCGGGGCTGGCTCAAATCCCATAAACTGCTGAAAAACGACCCTCTCAAGTACGCGCAGGTTTACACCAGAGCCCTGCAAGAGGTGGGTGACAAGGCCAAGCTTTCCTACATGAAAGATGTCGTGAAAAAGCTTAAGACCGATGTTTTCATCGATATGGAGACGAAAAAGTATCTCAACGACATGGCTGGCAAACAGAAGAAACTCGGCTGGATCAAAAGAGCGGCTGACTTCACGACGAGTAAGTTTGTTGACGACTCGATTCTTCGCAAAGTCGCCAAAGAGATGAATTTCATGAACTAA
- a CDS encoding ABC transporter permease — translation MAEAQSGLPPLNLDEPYKQVKTPFLVWVRPVYPFILVIAIWQVTAYFLHDLMGDLFPYFGAIIFRAWELVTGPLIREMGVDVDTGFFTQLHAIFFANKLSFTDSLKFLSDSPILWHTLSTAWRLPFAFAIASVIGVFVGILMGRFAFWEGFFVPLLSVLLPIPALAWTPIAVIWFGNGDQTVILVTAFASFLPISMAVWTGVKTINPVWIRAAQSMNADKMTIFRTVVLPGSLPMILSGMRIGLARAWRAGVGAEAFAGIKWGLSAGIFDAQEYLDTAFMMVAIAVLGIFGYLLEKVLFQPIETRTIIKWGMMEEMGGQDKKV, via the coding sequence ATGGCAGAGGCACAATCCGGGCTTCCCCCCTTAAATTTGGACGAGCCGTATAAACAAGTAAAAACACCCTTCTTGGTGTGGGTCCGCCCCGTCTACCCGTTTATCCTCGTGATAGCAATTTGGCAGGTCACCGCCTATTTTCTGCACGATTTGATGGGCGACCTGTTCCCCTATTTCGGCGCCATTATTTTCCGGGCCTGGGAGTTGGTCACGGGTCCCCTGATCAGGGAAATGGGGGTGGATGTCGATACCGGCTTCTTCACCCAGCTTCATGCAATATTCTTTGCCAACAAGCTGAGCTTTACCGATTCTCTTAAGTTTCTCTCGGACAGCCCGATTCTGTGGCACACGCTTTCAACAGCTTGGCGGCTACCGTTTGCGTTCGCCATTGCCTCGGTTATCGGCGTTTTCGTCGGCATCTTGATGGGCCGCTTCGCCTTCTGGGAAGGGTTCTTCGTTCCCCTTCTCTCGGTGTTGCTCCCGATTCCGGCCCTGGCCTGGACGCCTATCGCTGTTATCTGGTTCGGAAACGGCGATCAGACCGTCATCCTGGTTACGGCCTTCGCCTCCTTCCTGCCTATTTCCATGGCGGTGTGGACGGGTGTTAAAACGATTAACCCGGTCTGGATTAGAGCGGCACAGTCGATGAATGCGGATAAGATGACTATTTTCCGCACCGTGGTGCTTCCCGGCTCGCTGCCAATGATTTTAAGCGGCATGCGAATCGGCCTGGCCCGTGCATGGCGTGCAGGCGTTGGCGCCGAGGCATTCGCCGGCATTAAATGGGGTCTTTCAGCGGGTATTTTTGATGCCCAGGAATACCTCGACACAGCCTTCATGATGGTGGCCATCGCAGTTCTGGGCATCTTCGGCTACCTGCTTGAGAAAGTGCTCTTCCAGCCCATCGAAACCCGTACCATCATCAAATGGGGCATGATGGAAGAGATGGGTGGCCAGGACAAAAAAGTCTAG
- a CDS encoding SUMF1/EgtB/PvdO family nonheme iron enzyme, producing MTSFLPRSFGSMLLVALAICVLVAVSAASGAPKTKVSGFDNATLVHVPAGEFLMGSKKGDADERPPRRIAMTSFWFDRTEVPASRFAVFVKRAGYKTTAEKKGWSWVWDTRLRKGKGGWKKVKGANWQEPEGKGTDWRKMPEQAVSHVSWLDAEAYCTWAGRRLPTEAEWEYAARGSDGRNWPWGNKRDPSRANLKGGKDGFPGVSPVGEFGNGASPFGALGMSGNVWEWVADRYGARAYKKMAKQSPSGPSKGGTRVVRGASWGSPLAWATTHNRYHRKPTYRNNKIGIRCATGEGA from the coding sequence ATGACATCTTTTCTGCCTCGCTCGTTTGGTTCTATGCTTTTAGTTGCGCTGGCAATCTGTGTTTTAGTAGCGGTGTCTGCTGCGAGCGGTGCCCCAAAGACTAAAGTTTCAGGGTTCGATAACGCCACCCTGGTGCATGTGCCTGCAGGAGAATTTCTCATGGGCAGTAAAAAAGGCGATGCCGATGAGAGGCCGCCTCGGCGCATTGCCATGACTTCGTTCTGGTTTGATCGAACCGAGGTTCCGGCGAGCCGGTTCGCGGTGTTCGTGAAGCGGGCAGGCTATAAGACGACTGCAGAAAAAAAAGGCTGGTCCTGGGTATGGGACACCCGGCTAAGAAAAGGCAAGGGCGGATGGAAGAAGGTGAAGGGCGCCAACTGGCAAGAGCCGGAGGGAAAAGGTACAGACTGGCGAAAGATGCCCGAGCAGGCCGTATCCCACGTAAGCTGGCTTGATGCCGAGGCATATTGCACTTGGGCGGGCCGCCGTCTTCCGACCGAGGCAGAGTGGGAATACGCCGCCCGCGGGTCTGACGGGAGAAATTGGCCCTGGGGTAACAAGCGAGATCCAAGCCGCGCCAACCTCAAGGGTGGCAAAGACGGTTTCCCTGGTGTTTCGCCCGTTGGTGAGTTCGGAAATGGCGCAAGCCCATTCGGGGCGCTGGGTATGTCCGGCAATGTCTGGGAATGGGTGGCGGATCGTTACGGCGCTCGGGCCTACAAGAAAATGGCGAAGCAGAGCCCGTCCGGGCCCTCGAAGGGCGGAACCCGTGTCGTTCGCGGCGCGTCATGGGGAAGTCCGCTGGCATGGGCGACCACCCATAACCGCTACCACCGGAAGCCTACGTATCGGAACAATAAAATTGGAATTCGCTGCGCGACAGGAGAGGGTGCCTAG
- a CDS encoding ABC transporter substrate-binding protein — protein sequence MKRITSYVIAAAMLAGLLGAGTAAEAAKLRIGAHRALMGSFEIVAHKAGFWKKQGLEYTISNYKQGKLMRNAIIQGNLDTGTTGFSPFATAISKGARVTAIGVTANICDTQHIVVPVNSKAKSLKDLKGVTFANKKGTSTDFSFQQYVVPAHGLKSSDFPLLSVRTTERVAAIVSGNAKAAMLGDPMLEISIQAGQVRSLENLCKYDKTRMMHVGNPATLKKHPELYEKYFRGWLMAHKLLKDNPDEYAKIYHKDLVDIGTKVKLDIIKVIVRRLRSEVFITGEVKTYLNDMARRQKKMGWIKKTADFTKTKFIDDSILRKVAKEMNYTN from the coding sequence ATGAAACGAATCACCAGTTATGTAATCGCAGCAGCGATGCTCGCTGGTCTTCTGGGCGCGGGTACCGCGGCCGAGGCCGCCAAGCTTCGCATCGGCGCTCACCGCGCGCTCATGGGCTCGTTCGAGATCGTCGCCCACAAAGCAGGCTTCTGGAAAAAGCAGGGCCTTGAGTACACCATCAGCAACTACAAGCAGGGAAAATTGATGCGCAACGCCATTATCCAGGGCAACCTGGACACCGGCACAACGGGTTTTTCCCCCTTCGCCACGGCGATCTCCAAGGGCGCCCGCGTCACCGCCATCGGCGTCACTGCCAACATCTGTGACACCCAGCACATCGTGGTTCCCGTGAATTCGAAGGCCAAGAGCCTGAAAGATCTCAAGGGCGTGACTTTCGCAAACAAAAAGGGCACGAGCACGGACTTCTCCTTCCAGCAGTACGTCGTTCCGGCGCACGGACTCAAGAGCTCGGATTTCCCGCTCCTCAGCGTTCGGACCACCGAGCGCGTTGCGGCCATCGTTTCGGGCAACGCCAAGGCGGCCATGCTCGGCGACCCGATGTTGGAGATCTCCATTCAGGCGGGCCAGGTTCGCTCTCTTGAGAACCTGTGCAAGTACGACAAAACCCGTATGATGCACGTAGGCAACCCGGCCACTTTGAAAAAGCACCCCGAGCTTTATGAAAAGTATTTCCGCGGCTGGCTCATGGCACACAAGCTTCTCAAGGACAACCCTGATGAGTATGCCAAGATCTACCACAAGGACCTTGTCGATATCGGCACAAAGGTGAAACTCGACATTATCAAAGTCATCGTCCGGCGTCTCCGCTCGGAAGTTTTCATCACGGGTGAGGTGAAAACATATCTGAACGACATGGCCAGAAGACAGAAGAAAATGGGCTGGATTAAGAAAACGGCCGACTTCACGAAGACCAAGTTCATTGACGACTCGATCCTTCGCAAGGTCGCCAAAGAGATGAACTACACGAACTAA
- a CDS encoding CoA transferase, with translation MTSSRPLEGLRILAVEQFGAGPVGTMLLADMGAEVIKIENHNVGGDSARPVPPYPLPENDSFYFQSLNRNKKSIALNIRDPQGRAVFHKLVARADVVFASCRGTDPEKLGLTYEQLGPINEKIVCCFLTGFGMTGPRAAEPAYDFLLQAYAGIMSMAGEPDGPPAKAGVSFVDYSGGFLAMLGMMTALWNVQRTGKGRDVDVALMDGAALQLAYQAAWTMNCGYETQKFPHSAHASVIPAQNFESKDGWITIFCGKQRFYEILVERMGRPELAEDKRFATPQARFDNRGEILSILATEFRRRTTVEWAEVLQGHVPFAPVNTVSEALADPQLEARDMIVEVAHPVAGSIREMGCPIKFPGMEVRSERAPYMGEHTEEILSELADIDEAELAELREKGIIDWTTPPEK, from the coding sequence ATGACTAGCTCCAGGCCGCTAGAGGGCCTAAGAATTCTGGCAGTGGAGCAATTCGGTGCAGGACCGGTAGGAACGATGCTACTGGCAGACATGGGCGCCGAGGTCATTAAGATAGAGAACCATAATGTTGGCGGCGATTCGGCCCGCCCTGTTCCACCCTATCCCCTTCCCGAGAACGACAGCTTTTATTTCCAGTCCTTGAACCGGAACAAGAAAAGTATTGCTCTCAATATTCGCGATCCTCAAGGGAGGGCAGTTTTTCACAAGCTCGTAGCCCGGGCCGATGTGGTGTTTGCTAGCTGTAGAGGTACAGATCCCGAAAAGCTTGGGCTCACCTATGAACAATTGGGCCCGATTAACGAGAAAATAGTTTGCTGTTTTCTGACCGGATTCGGGATGACGGGCCCAAGGGCCGCCGAGCCCGCCTATGATTTTCTTCTCCAGGCCTATGCAGGGATCATGAGTATGGCAGGTGAGCCGGATGGGCCCCCTGCCAAGGCGGGGGTCAGCTTTGTGGATTATTCGGGTGGTTTTCTGGCGATGCTGGGCATGATGACGGCGCTTTGGAATGTCCAAAGGACGGGAAAGGGTCGCGATGTGGATGTCGCCCTGATGGACGGGGCGGCGCTTCAATTGGCTTATCAGGCAGCCTGGACCATGAATTGCGGCTATGAGACGCAGAAATTTCCCCACAGTGCTCATGCTTCGGTGATTCCGGCGCAAAATTTCGAGAGCAAGGACGGCTGGATCACCATCTTTTGCGGAAAGCAGCGCTTCTACGAGATTCTCGTTGAGCGGATGGGGCGGCCAGAGCTTGCCGAGGATAAGCGTTTTGCCACCCCACAGGCGAGGTTCGACAACCGCGGTGAAATACTATCGATACTCGCCACCGAATTCAGGCGGCGGACTACGGTCGAATGGGCCGAGGTCTTGCAGGGACATGTTCCCTTTGCGCCTGTGAACACGGTTTCAGAGGCGCTAGCCGATCCTCAGCTTGAGGCCAGGGATATGATCGTCGAAGTGGCGCATCCGGTGGCCGGGTCAATCCGGGAGATGGGTTGTCCGATCAAGTTTCCGGGCATGGAGGTGCGCTCTGAGCGCGCGCCCTACATGGGCGAGCATACGGAGGAAATTCTCTCGGAACTGGCGGATATTGACGAGGCCGAACTAGCCGAGTTGCGCGAAAAAGGCATTATCGATTGGACCACGCCCCCCGAAAAATAA